The DNA sequence GGTTTTTCAATAGTGCGTAATTTATTATAAAAAAATTAGTTATGATTGCATCCACAACTATTTACGCGTTCATCTTTTTTGTTTAATTCTTTTTTTGTCTTTTTTTCATTCATTTTAGCACCTCCGTGTGCTTATAATAATTATGTTGTTTAACGCACGTTTATAATTAACCTCGCATTATCAAATTTTATACTAAAAAAACTTTGTTTTTTTGTATCCTTAAAATTTGCCTTTTAAGAAAGTGTTCAGTCATACCCTGTCATTTAGGTCGGGGTTGAACACTTTCGGCAAATTTTCATGATTTTGAAGTTTGCTTTGCGAATTCGCTTTCAAACACGAGTTCTTTTAACAGTTTTCTATCTGAGTAAACTTCGCCTTTCTGCATTCTCTCAGGAATAACATCTAAAGATGCGTGTTTTCCGATTGCAATCATTGCCTCTATGTGATAGTCATCAGGTAAATTTATGACTTTTCTTGCTCGTTCATAATCAAATCCTGCCATTCCGTGAGTAATTAAACCATTCATAGATGCTTGCAATGCTAATGACATCCACGCAGATCCTGTATCAAATGAGTGTGTTGGATTAGGTTCTCCTTCATCATTTGTTTTTTTAGATGCA is a window from the Candidatus Woesearchaeota archaeon genome containing:
- a CDS encoding nitroreductase family protein — protein: MKNTRKTEHNINPIFLNRWSPRAISKDVTKEEIMTLFEAAKWSPSASNIQPWRFIYAMNGTLAWSEFFNLLAEFNQMWSKNAAALVIVASKKTNDEGEPNPTHSFDTGSAWMSLALQASMNGLITHGMAGFDYERARKVINLPDDYHIEAMIAIGKHASLDVIPERMQKGEVYSDRKLLKELVFESEFAKQTSKS